gccggccccgcgcccagcccagTGCCCGAGGAGAGGAGATGGGCGCAGGACGGGGCGTCCCtatggcccagctggccctgctcaCCCTGCTGGCCCTGCCGGGCGCCGGGGCGGTGACAGGTacgggcggggcgggggctgtgaCACCTGGGCCTGGGGGGCGGCTTCACCCCCATAGTGCCCGGCCggctcccacccccccagggAAGAGACAATGGGGGCTGATGGGCCACTGGGGTGAGCtggattggggtgggggctgcagggaggagggaggggaggctggtgCGGGGGCAGCAGAGGGATCGTGGGGAGGTCGCTGTGGTTTGGGTACGACACAGCCCTGCCCTAGGggtgcaacccccctcccccacagggacTCGGGGGCTGACCCCCCAGGGGGCGCCAGGCACAGGGGCGATGGGGGAACGTTCCCCAAAGAGCCGCGCCAGGGCCAGACCCTGCTGAGCAGTGAGTGCgtctgtgcagagcagggagcccctgaccccgctccctggcctggccccattgtcccccgtccccccaggGCTCAGACCCACTGGGGGGTGGGTCTGTGGGGCAGACTCTCTCCTCGGCTACTGGTGGCAGGTTCCCTCCTTTGCAGTCGCTCGGTGAGATCCTGCCGGGCGAGCTGGGGTCAGTGAACGACGCCCTAGGGTGTAGGTGCCCAGCTCCCTTGGGCCCTGGGCaatcccagcctcagcccccagccagacccctccccctcctggagTGTGTCTGACCCCCCAGCGCAGCTTTCATGTCTCTGGCTGGGGAGTTCCCGGGTCTCCCAGTGACCGGCCCTGGGGTGTGAGTGTCGGGGGCCAGGGACTGAAATTGCCCTGAGAACCAGGACACCGGGACACAGAACCAGCCCCACACACAGACGGGAGAATGAAATGTCCTGCAgctgcagcccccagctccccccaagaGCCGCTTACAACAGGGATCGTGTCCCCCTTCATAAGCTAAGTGGGTTAGAGGCCTGGCCagcacttggatgggagacctgtAGTGAACAAATGAGCAGGGGGCACAGTAGGGGGTGCtgttcccccctccacccctcccaggcaGAGCTGATCCCAATCACCCAGTGTGGTGCCATGGGTCCCTGCACTCCCTGCACCCGCTTTTCCCTCACACCAGTGAGTCCTAGTGTGAATATCACGgccggggagggggtgctggattTAGGAGAAGTGCTGAGAGACCCTGTCCCTGGGGAGCTGGTGGTGATGCCCGTCTCCCCGCAGCGGAGAACATGCTCTCCCAGGTGCAGTTCTACCAGCGCACGGACCCGGCCCAGCAGGAGGGCGGGGAGTTCATGTTCGAGTTCGACCAGGACGAGATCTTCCACGTGGACCTGGAGAGGAAGGAGACCGTCTGGCGCCTGCCCGACTTCGGCAAGTTCACCAGCTTCGAGGCGCAGGGCGGCCTGGGCAACATCGCTGTGATGAAAAAGAACATGGAGATCATGATCCAGAACTCCAACCACACAAAGGCCCAGAATGGTACAGCAtggggggggcagcatgggggggcACCTTCTCTGCCAGGCACCCTTACTGGGCCCCCTCCCGACCTGACTCACGGGTGGACCCTTCTCacccccccctcccatgcaggCCAAGTACCAGCCCCCACCAGAGATCGAGGACTCAGGGGAGCCAGTCAGCCGGGCCagggctctgcagggcagggggcccagggcagctcCTTTGCCGAGGGCTGTTCGTGGCCCCTGCCCagtgccaggccctgcccctgaggGATTCTCTCCTCTGCCTCTGGTGCCCCATGAGCcgtcagggcagggagctgggatggCCCCGGTGACGCCCCCACAGTCCTGGGGAGAGACCTTGACCTGGAGTGTGAGcaccagggactggctggctcaggggggcaggaatggggcacagggcctgtcccctctagggggcgctggctcccatccggccccagggcagggacaggctggctcagGGACAGGCAATGGGACCCACTAACCCCTGTCTCCCCAGTGCCCCCTGAGGTGACCGTGTTCCCCGAAGACCCCgtggagctgggggagcccaaCGTCCTGATCTGCTTCGTGGACAAGTTCTTCCCACCGGTGCTCAGCGTGACGTGGCTGAAGAATGGGCAGGAGGTGACGGGGGGCGTCTCCGAGACCGACTTCTACCCCCGCCAGGACTACGCCTTCCGCAAGTTCTCCTAcctgcccttcctccccagccaggGCGACTTCTACGACTGCCGGGTGGAGCACGGGGGGCTGCCTGAGCCCTTCACGAAGCACTGGGGTAAGGCCGGGGCGCCCGGGGACCCCGCAGGGCACAgcgctggaagccaggactcctgggttctatcccagctctgggaggggagttggggtctggtggttagagcaggggggctgggagccagaactcttgggttctattcccagctctgggaggtagGGGTGGGAACAGCCCCCCTCACTCCATGCCCagtccctctccccctctctccagaaGCCCAGGTGCCCACCCCCGTCCCCGAGACCACAGAGACCCTGGTGTGCGCCCTGGGCCTGGCCGTGGGCATCATCGGCATCATCGCGGGCACCATCCTCATCATCAAGGGCATGAAGATGAACGCCGCCCGCAACCCGCGGGGCCCCTTGTGAGTAGCTGCTGCCCGGGGAGGGCACCCGCTTCACCCGCAGCCCCGGgcccacccagcatcccctggggAGACCCCCCACCCGCTGTGTCCCCCCCtagccagccacagcccctcccccacccagcaccccctgggGAGACCCAGCACCCCTTGGGGAAATCCctcccacctgctgtgcccctctctgccacacacaccctctgggcccagccagcaccccctggggagacctccccccacccgctgtaCCCCCCCAACCAGCCACAGCCCCTGGATCCACCCAGCCCCCCTGTGTCAATGGGAGACTCCCTGGGGGCACTGGGAACGTCCCTGATCCAGCCTCGCgtcagggcccagggctcctggtaACTGACCCTCTTTGCCTTTCAGATAAACGC
The window above is part of the Chrysemys picta bellii isolate R12L10 chromosome 12, ASM1138683v2, whole genome shotgun sequence genome. Proteins encoded here:
- the LOC101933967 gene encoding HLA class II histocompatibility antigen, DR alpha chain-like isoform X2, producing the protein MGAGRGVPMAQLALLTLLALPGAGAVTAENMLSQVQFYQRTDPAQQEGGEFMFEFDQDEIFHVDLERKETVWRLPDFGKFTSFEAQGGLGNIAVMKKNMEIMIQNSNHTKAQNVPPEVTVFPEDPVELGEPNVLICFVDKFFPPVLSVTWLKNGQEVTGGVSETDFYPRQDYAFRKFSYLPFLPSQGDFYDCRVEHGGLPEPFTKHWEAQVPTPVPETTETLVCALGLAVGIIGIIAGTILIIKGMKMNAARNPRGPL
- the LOC101933967 gene encoding HLA class II histocompatibility antigen, DR alpha chain-like isoform X1 is translated as MGAGRGVPMAQLALLTLLALPGAGAVTAENMLSQVQFYQRTDPAQQEGGEFMFEFDQDEIFHVDLERKETVWRLPDFGKFTSFEAQGGLGNIAVMKKNMEIMIQNSNHTKAQNVPPEVTVFPEDPVELGEPNVLICFVDKFFPPVLSVTWLKNGQEVTGGVSETDFYPRQDYAFRKFSYLPFLPSQGDFYDCRVEHGGLPEPFTKHWEAQVPTPVPETTETLVCALGLAVGIIGIIAGTILIIKGMKMNAARNPRGPL